The following proteins are encoded in a genomic region of Phragmites australis chromosome 9, lpPhrAust1.1, whole genome shotgun sequence:
- the LOC133928224 gene encoding uncharacterized protein LOC133928224: MADPDELGRRLNAVGVSDSPTALESTNNNLFQVMRAVEDAEATIRQQLEENSRLKDELMLKTRELHRIRSEATNPTLLRGIDQDPTLDTHINTFSSAPLGNKTEASKWFTTTSSPPIQQSTLSSHQIGAGEPMLQDAMNHKYLEASQANGIARKFSGDQSAAESGVPSQLSTPSSHSLSPSRHRKEDSRFNLAGQGLLPVSELSSNIIWKQDLLAKVKEHEEEIAQLRRHLADYSVKEAQILNEKHVLEKRIAYMRMAFDQQQQDLVDAASKALSYRQDIIEENIRLTYALQAAHQERSTFVSSLLPLLSEYNLQPSVLDAQSIVSNLKVLFKHLQEKLIITEEKLKESQYQITPWHAESSNNTNAAAQSPPHTPGNVLASSIKANLDIVPQQAYSHVQSPVSSPVRARRDWDLLGNENRQVIPSEVAATSAEHDNVGGTSPSTSNQNMKDVVPQGTGRDSRAVRFNFESKDQNSSFKDLIRSDASENLEGAEAQIPQEPSTQWGSGGSLNLASGLDDANPPYPYLPTVLEEPRSSFSEAAEDDPLPAIEGLRITGEAFPGRELQASGYSINGTTSCNFEWVRHLDDGSVNFIEGARQPTYLVTADDVDSLLAIEVQPLDDRKRKGEIVKVYANDQRKITCDPGTKELVKKILSIGHVSYEVLLPVRFLDIWEPAVLAIKREGYSIKCNGQRGVVITEKFQHATTINIPFGRPTEFSVISADGAEYNLKPAENAPSRDTIVLILRLLRMKAVEKSKGRRKGIFFK, from the exons ATGGCCGATCCCGACGAGCTCGGCCGGAGGCTCAATGCGGTCGGCGTCTCGGACTCCCCCACCGCCCTGGAGAGCACCAACAACAACCTCTTCCAGGTGATGCGCGCCGTGGAGGACGCGGAGGCCACCATCCGCCAGCAG CTGGAGGAGAACAGCCGGTTGAAGGATGAGCTCATGCTCAAGACGCGGGAGCTCCACAGGATT AGGTCAGAAGCTACAAACCCAACTTTGCTTCGGGGGATCGATCAGGATCCTACTCTGGACACACACATAAACACCTTCTCAAGTGCTCCGCTTGGGAATAAGACTGAGGCCTCAAAATGGTTCACTACCACTTCTTCGCCACCGATTCAACAGAGCACTCTTTCTAGTCATCAGATTGGAGCTGGGGAGCCCATGTTGCAGGATGCCATGAATCACAAGTACCTTGAGGCCAGCCAGGCTAATGGAATCGCGCGCAAATTTTCAGGGGACCAGAGTGCTGCTGAGAGTGGTGTCCCATCCCAGCTGTCTACTCCGTCATCTCACTCCCTTTCACCATCTAG ACACCGCAAAGAAGATTCTAGGTTCAACCTAGCCGGACAAGGTTTATTACCTGTTTCAGAGCTGAGCTCAAACATCATCTGGAAGCAG GATCTTCTTGCTAAGGTTAAAGAACATGAGGAGGAGATTGCACAATTGAGAAGGCATCTCGCTGACTATTCAGTGAAG GAAGCCCAAATACTTAATGAGAAACATGTCTTGGAAAAACGCATTGCATATATGCGTATG gCGTTTGATCAGCAGCAACAAGACTTGGTTGATGCTGCTTCGAAAGCTTTGTCCTATAGACAAGACATTATTGAAGAAAACATCCGTCTGACATATGCATTACAG GCAGCACATCAAGAGAGATCAACATTTGTATCGTCTTTGTTGCCTCTTCTATCAGAATATAACTTGCAGCCTTCTGTTCTTGATGCTCAATCCATTGTCAGCAATCTGAAG GTTTTGTTTAAGCATTTGCAAGAGAAACTTATTATTACCGAG GAGAAACTGAAGGAATCACAATACCAAATTACTCCATGGCATGCTGAATCTTCAAACAATACAAATGCTGCTGCACAGTCGCCTCCTCATACTCCTGGAAATGTGTTGGCTTCTTCT ATCAAAGCCAACCTTGACATTGTGCCCCAGCAAGCATATTCTCACGTACAATCTCCAGTTTCTTCTCCTGTTCGAGCCAGACGTGATTGGGATTTGTTAGGAAATGAAAATCGTCAGGTCATCCCAAGTGAGGTTGCTGCAACAAGTGCAGAGCATGATAATGTTGGAGGGACCTCTCCTTCAACCAG caaccaaaatatgaaGGATGTTGTCCCTCAAGGAACTGGGCGTGATTCTCGTGCTGTCCGATTCAACTTCGAATCCAAGGATCAAAACTCATCATTCAAGGACCTTATTAGGAGTGATGCCTCGGAAAATCTGGAGGGAGCTGAAGCCCAAATTCCACAAGAACCTTCTACACAATGGGGTTCTGGAGGCTCACTTAATTTGGCGTCTGGCCTTGATGATGCAAATCCACCATACCCTTATCTTCCTACCGTCCTTGAGGAGCCTCGTTCTTCTTTTTCTGAAG CTGCAGAGGATGATCCGCTGCCAGCCATTGAAGGACTGCGAATCACAGGTGAAGCCTTTCCTGGAAGAGAACTTCAAGCAAGTGGGTATTCGATCAATGGGACCACAAGTTGTAATTTTGAG TGGGTACGCCATTTGGATGATGGATCAGTAAATTTCATAGAAG GTGCAAGGCAGCCCACATATTTAGTAACTGCTGATGATGTTGACTCTTTACTAGCTATTGAAGTCCAGCCTCTGGATGACAGAAAAAGAAAG GGGGAGATTGTGAAGGTTTATGCTAATGATCAAAGAAAAATTACATGTG ATCCTGGAACCAAGGAGCTCGTTAAGAAAATTCTTTCAATCGGGCATGTGTCTTATGAAGTTCTGTTACCT GTTAGATTTTTAGATATATGGGAACCAGCTGTTTTGGCAATAAAGAGGGAAGGTTACAGCATTAAGTGTAACGGACAGCGCGGTGTTGTCATTACAGAGAAATTCCAGCATGCCACAACT ATCAATATCCCATTTGGGCGTCCTACTGAATTTTCAGTTATCTCTGCTGATGGCGCTGAGTACAATCTAAAGCCTGCAGAAAATGCCCC ATCACGAGATACCATTGTCCTAATATTAAGGCTGCTCAGGATGAAG GCTGTTGAGAAGAGTAAAGGAAGGAGAAAGGGCATCTTCTTCAAGTAG
- the LOC133928225 gene encoding peroxisomal membrane protein PEX14-like isoform X2, which produces MASGSGPGPGQRQSPNPAASAADGDGAGAKELVFEAPPQPMREEYVQNAVKFLSHPKVRGSPVVYRRSFLEKKGLTTQEIDEAFRRVPDSQPSATAAAASQQQANNQSQSAGVQTYAPVQSVQPASGPVVLPTQPRFSWYQAFLAAGLLLGFGASAAVFIKKLFLPRLKSWIRNIVAEGDETEGRQPKAKIDDETAEAVKASALAVSAIAKTNQELLVSKDEEKKILVTLTQSLDSQAKELKSLTESLNHSRESINISREDRFSQYRPLEEHVPPAIRNGPVNSSWRTSQQANMYGVPNSDFGSGRSSFVPAPTEPTSGSFSRSYAETMSTAQRDRSSGSKPWEMQQYSQQRPGYGSNSQLSDDGSHSEAQDNYAPPYHQNGKGPDFQADVPRPLAYNTGVEERPPPQRRWVPPQPPGVVMPEAAAAIRQPKTLQKQPSSEGAEAAGEMQVNGAPSASAVDADVPVNGGTESDAGRSEIEEHPEAI; this is translated from the exons ATGGCCTCCGGCTccggccccggccccggccAGCGGCAATCCCCCAACCCAG CAGCATCAGCAGCAGATGGCGATGGAGCCGGGGCCAAGGAGCTGGTGTTCGAGGCGCCGCCGCAGCCGATGAGGGAGGAGTACGTCCAGAACGCCGTCAAGTTCCTCTCCCACCCAAAGGTCAGGGGCTCCCCCGTCGTCTACAGGCGATCCTTCCTCGAGAAGAAGGGCCTCACCACCCAAGAGATCGACGAGGCCTTCCGAAGAGTCCCT GATTCGCAACCGagtgctactgctgctgctgcttcacagcagcaag CTAACAACCAGAGTCAATCCGCTGGCGTGCAAACTTACGCGCCAGTGCAATCTGTGCAACCAGCATCTGGCCCTGTCGTTCTTCCTACGCAACCCAGATTCAGCTGGTACCAAGCATTCCTTGCTGCAGGGCTGTTGCTTGGTTTTGGTGCTAGTGCTGCTGTCTTTATCAAG AAACTGTTCCTTCCTAGGCTCAAGTCCTGGATCCGTAACATCGTAGCAGAAGGCGATGAAACTGAAGGCAGGCAACCTAAGGCCAAGATTGATGATGAAACTGCAGAGGCTGTAAAGGCTTCTGCATTGGCTGTTTCTGCTATTGCTAAAACAAACCAGGAGCTGCTTGTTTCAAAGGATGAAG AAAAGAAGATACTTGTGACATTAACACAATCTCTAGATTCCCAAGCAAAGGAGTTAAAATCCTTGACCGAGTCACTAAATCATAGCAGGGAATCCATAAATATTAGCAGGGAGGATAGGTTTTCTCAGTACCGGCCATTGGAAGAGCATGTCCCTCCTGCTATAAGGAATG GGCCAGTTAACAGTTCATGGAGAACATCTCAG CAAGCTAACATGTATGGTGTGCCAAACAGTGACTTCGGCTCAG GGAGGTCTTCGTTTGTGCCAGCACCTACTGAACCTACATCTGGATCATTTTCAAGATCCTATGCTGAG ACGATGTCTACTGCACAACGAGATAGGTCTTCTGGGAGTAAG cCATGGGAGATGCAGCAATATTCACAGCAGAGGCCTGGTTATGGGTCCAACTCCCAGTTGAGTGATGATGGATCACACTCTGAAGCCCAGGACAACTATGCTCCTCCATACCACCAGAATGGGAAGGGCCCTGATTTTCAAGCAGATGTGCCTAGGCCTCTGGCCTACAACACTGGGGTTGAGGAAAGGCCGCCGCCTCAGCGGCGCTGGGTGCCCCCTCAGCCTCCAGGTGTTGTGATGCCcgaagcagcagccgccattCGTCAACCAAAGACCCTTCAAAAGCAACCCTCCAGCGAAGGAGCTGAGGCAGCTGGTGAGATGCAGGTGAATGGTGCACCAAGTGCGTCTGCTGTTGACGCTGATGTGCCAGTTAATGGTGGCACTGAAAGTGATGCTGGGCGTAgcgagatcgaagaacacccaGAAGCCATCTAA
- the LOC133928225 gene encoding peroxisomal membrane protein PEX14-like isoform X1 has translation MASGSGPGPGQRQSPNPGAAASAADGDGAGAKELVFEAPPQPMREEYVQNAVKFLSHPKVRGSPVVYRRSFLEKKGLTTQEIDEAFRRVPDSQPSATAAAASQQQANNQSQSAGVQTYAPVQSVQPASGPVVLPTQPRFSWYQAFLAAGLLLGFGASAAVFIKKLFLPRLKSWIRNIVAEGDETEGRQPKAKIDDETAEAVKASALAVSAIAKTNQELLVSKDEEKKILVTLTQSLDSQAKELKSLTESLNHSRESINISREDRFSQYRPLEEHVPPAIRNGPVNSSWRTSQQANMYGVPNSDFGSGRSSFVPAPTEPTSGSFSRSYAETMSTAQRDRSSGSKPWEMQQYSQQRPGYGSNSQLSDDGSHSEAQDNYAPPYHQNGKGPDFQADVPRPLAYNTGVEERPPPQRRWVPPQPPGVVMPEAAAAIRQPKTLQKQPSSEGAEAAGEMQVNGAPSASAVDADVPVNGGTESDAGRSEIEEHPEAI, from the exons ATGGCCTCCGGCTccggccccggccccggccAGCGGCAATCCCCCAACCCAG GAGCAGCAGCATCAGCAGCAGATGGCGATGGAGCCGGGGCCAAGGAGCTGGTGTTCGAGGCGCCGCCGCAGCCGATGAGGGAGGAGTACGTCCAGAACGCCGTCAAGTTCCTCTCCCACCCAAAGGTCAGGGGCTCCCCCGTCGTCTACAGGCGATCCTTCCTCGAGAAGAAGGGCCTCACCACCCAAGAGATCGACGAGGCCTTCCGAAGAGTCCCT GATTCGCAACCGagtgctactgctgctgctgcttcacagcagcaag CTAACAACCAGAGTCAATCCGCTGGCGTGCAAACTTACGCGCCAGTGCAATCTGTGCAACCAGCATCTGGCCCTGTCGTTCTTCCTACGCAACCCAGATTCAGCTGGTACCAAGCATTCCTTGCTGCAGGGCTGTTGCTTGGTTTTGGTGCTAGTGCTGCTGTCTTTATCAAG AAACTGTTCCTTCCTAGGCTCAAGTCCTGGATCCGTAACATCGTAGCAGAAGGCGATGAAACTGAAGGCAGGCAACCTAAGGCCAAGATTGATGATGAAACTGCAGAGGCTGTAAAGGCTTCTGCATTGGCTGTTTCTGCTATTGCTAAAACAAACCAGGAGCTGCTTGTTTCAAAGGATGAAG AAAAGAAGATACTTGTGACATTAACACAATCTCTAGATTCCCAAGCAAAGGAGTTAAAATCCTTGACCGAGTCACTAAATCATAGCAGGGAATCCATAAATATTAGCAGGGAGGATAGGTTTTCTCAGTACCGGCCATTGGAAGAGCATGTCCCTCCTGCTATAAGGAATG GGCCAGTTAACAGTTCATGGAGAACATCTCAG CAAGCTAACATGTATGGTGTGCCAAACAGTGACTTCGGCTCAG GGAGGTCTTCGTTTGTGCCAGCACCTACTGAACCTACATCTGGATCATTTTCAAGATCCTATGCTGAG ACGATGTCTACTGCACAACGAGATAGGTCTTCTGGGAGTAAG cCATGGGAGATGCAGCAATATTCACAGCAGAGGCCTGGTTATGGGTCCAACTCCCAGTTGAGTGATGATGGATCACACTCTGAAGCCCAGGACAACTATGCTCCTCCATACCACCAGAATGGGAAGGGCCCTGATTTTCAAGCAGATGTGCCTAGGCCTCTGGCCTACAACACTGGGGTTGAGGAAAGGCCGCCGCCTCAGCGGCGCTGGGTGCCCCCTCAGCCTCCAGGTGTTGTGATGCCcgaagcagcagccgccattCGTCAACCAAAGACCCTTCAAAAGCAACCCTCCAGCGAAGGAGCTGAGGCAGCTGGTGAGATGCAGGTGAATGGTGCACCAAGTGCGTCTGCTGTTGACGCTGATGTGCCAGTTAATGGTGGCACTGAAAGTGATGCTGGGCGTAgcgagatcgaagaacacccaGAAGCCATCTAA
- the LOC133928227 gene encoding uncharacterized protein LOC133928227, giving the protein MTTGARAELHKSHFTPPPPPLSSSPSPPRRHPSMETNIQLTPPPPASAIAVAREAKRARRRSRYLSAPYTDTDTDDDDGVQEEEEPPPNVCAADVLSALHAAALPDLDSTGPSAAQVDAPALRFLALYRRRVSTSFANPPSDSAGSRNLSAGPAIPMAHGSPAPGSALAKKRKNPQAAAATKQQDDAMENAAALEEAAHKMKMASQADFFINAANGERRKKKKMKEEEQAQHFRNPVALVLDFAEGTPLPSKDELLSTFRRFGLVIHSDSEPAIARGERSASARVVFATRAEAEAAYRCAKTLFLGAARLQDLPPITLNVPKLPLTDIRKNLEMMISSASFKAANSPEEAKPAMGNLVAEMQGLLAKVDKMLKGASSTAHHH; this is encoded by the coding sequence ATGACGACTGGAGCTCGAGCCGAGCTCCACAAGTCTCACttcactcctcctcctcctcccctttcCTCCTCGCCGTCTCCTCCCCGGCGCCACCCTAGCATGGAAACCAATATCCAGCTGACCCCACCACCTCCCGCCTCCGCCATCGCCGTTGCAAGAGAGGCCAAGCGCGCGCGCAGGAGGAGCAGGTACCTCTCCGCTCCCTACACCGACACCGACACAGAtgacgacgacggcgtccaggaggaggaggagccgccgcccaATGTCTGCGCCGCGGATGTGCTGTCGGCTCTCCACGCCGCCGCGCTCCCGGACCTGGACTCCACCGGCCCCAGCGCTGCCCAGGTCGATGCGCCGGCCCTCCGTTTCCTCGCCCTGTACAGGAGGAGGGTCTCCACCTCCTTCGCCAATCCTCCTTCCGATTCCGCCGGCTCGCGCAACCTCAGTGCAGGCCCTGCCATACCCATGGCTCATGGATCCCCAGCCCCAGGGTCAGCGCTagccaagaagaggaagaatccccaagctgctgctgctaccaAGCAACAAGATGACGCAATGGAGAATGCTGCAGCACTTGAAGAAGCTGCacacaagatgaagatggcatCGCAAGCAGATTTCTTTATCAATGCGGCAAATggtgagaggaggaagaagaagaagatgaaggaggaggagcaagcGCAGCATTTCAGGAATCCGGTGGCACTTGTCCTGGACTTTGCAGAGGGCACTCCTCTGCCTTCCAAAGACGAGCTTCTCTCCACATTCCGCAGGTTTGGCTTGGTCATCCACTCCGACTCCGAGCCTGCCATCGCCAGAGGCGAGCGCAGCGCCAGCGCGCGTGTCGTGTTTGCCACCAGGGCTGAAGCAGAGGCTGCCTACAGGTGCGCCAAGACTCTTTTTCTAGGCGCAGCACGCCTCCAGGATCTCCCTCCGATCACGCTCAATGTCCCAAAGCTCCCGCTCACGGACATTAGGAAGAACCTTGAGATGATGATCTCGTCCGCATCGTTTAAGGCGGCCAACTCACCTGAAGAAGCAAAGCCGGCCATGGGTAATCTTGTGGCAGAAATGCAAGGTCTTCTGGCCAAGGTTGACAAGATGCTCAAgggtgcttcttccactgctcaTCACCATTAA
- the LOC133929582 gene encoding uncharacterized protein LOC133929582: MSSSDSEEMLMFSLDSSDEEDKLLLLIAIEEEQAAAVCRSCQRGSMLGHAVIDRHHREGAARLYNDYFADNPVYSDVLFRRRFCMTRRLFLRIAAAVEEHDAWFRQGRDATGKLGLSPLQKMTAAIRQLAYGVSFDAVDEYAIVEVFGDEYLCAPTEVDTARLLAEGEWRGFPGMLGSIDCMHWSNLYTRLTDGTAPTVSYTINGNRYDMGYYLGDGIYPEWATIVKAIPASRGNKSIHFSAMQASVRKDVERAFGVLQARFAIVRGSARVWDQSTLHNIMTACVIMHNMIIENERGSASTVQVFDYMGEPTQVHRNVDEGVLHYVKATQAIRNRAMHHQLRDDLVEHLWSIHGA; the protein is encoded by the exons ATGAGCTCTTCAGATTCGGAGGAAATGCTGATGTTCTCCTTGGATTCGAGTGACGAAGAGGACAAGCTGCTTCTGCTTATTGCCATCGAGGAGGAACAAGCAGCAGCGGTGTGTCGTAGCTGTCAGCGTGGGTCCATGCTGGGCCATGCGGTTATAGACCGTCATCACCGCGAAGGTGCTGCTAGGCTCTACAACGACTACTTCGCCGACAACCCTGTGTACAGTGATGTCCTGTTTCGGCGGAG GTTTTGTATGACGCGGCGTTTGTTCTTGCGTATTGCGGCCGCTGTGGAGGAGCATGACGCCTGGTTCCGGCAGGGAAGGGATGCAACGGGGAAGCTCGGCCTTAGCCCGTTGCAAAAAATGACAGCGGCGATCCGGCAACTAGCATACGGCGTCAGTTTCGATGCAGTTGACGAGTAT GCTATTGTGGAGGTGTTCGGAGATGAATATCTGTGTGCTCCCACTGAAGTTGACACCGCGCGTCTCCTGGCAGAAGGCGAGTGGCGTGGGTTCCCCGGGATGCTGGGGAGCATCGACTGCATGCATTGG TCTAACTTATATACCAGGCTTACCGATGGGACTGCCCCAACCGTGTCGTACACTATCAATGGTAACAGGTATGACATGGGATACTACCTCGGCGACGGCATATACCCCGAATGGGCGACCATAGTGAAGGCAATTCCTGCATCAAGAGGCAACAAGAGCATCCATTTCTCCGCCATGCAAGCATCTGTCCGCAAGGATGTCGAGCGTGCATTTGGTGTCTTGCAAGCTAGGTTTGCTATTGTACGCGGATCAGCTAGAGTATGGGATCAATCCACATTGCATAATATCATGACCGCCTGTGTCattatgcacaacatgataattgagAACGAGCGTGGAAGCGCATCCACGGTGCAGGTGTTCGACTATATGGGGGAACCAACTCAAGTCCATCGAAATGTTGATGAAGGCGTGCTGCATTATGTCAAAGCGACTCAAGCTATCAGGAACCGTGCAATGCACCACCAATTGCGTGACGACCTTGTTGAGCACCTCTGGAGTATTCATGGTGCATAG
- the LOC133928228 gene encoding large ribosomal subunit protein bL28c-like yields MATTTLLYSSFSMPAAAVRRSTTASSLGFATSQLAGLSLSAAAATSTAAVAPLPKHHHQLQPIVARRICPFTGKKTNRANKVSFSNHKTKTQQFVNLQYKKLWWEAGKRFVKLRLSTKALKTIEKHGLDAVARKAGIDLNKK; encoded by the exons aTGGCGACCACCACCCTCCTCTACTCCTCCTTCTCcatgcccgccgccgccgttcggaggagcaccaccgcctcctccctcgGCTTCGCCACCTCCCAGCTCGCcggcctctccctctccgctgCCGCTGCTACTTCAACAGCGGCCGTGGCCCCCCTCCCCAAGCACCACCACCAGCTCCAGCCCATCGTCGCGC GTAGGATTTGCCCCTTCACTGGCAAGAAGACTAACCGGGCCAACAAGGTGTCCTTCTCCAACCACAAGACCAAGACGCAGCAGTTCGTGAATCTGCAGTACAAGAAGCTGTGGTGGGAGGCCGGCAAGCGCTTCGTCAAGCTCCGCCTCTCCACCAAGGCCCTCAAGACCATCGAGAAGCACGGCCTCGATGCCGTCGCACGCAAGGCCGGCATCGACCTCAACAAGAaatag